actagctgtgtgacttccagGCCTCAGGTTGTCTATCTGTAGGTGGTGGAGAACTCCTGAGTTCCTTTGCTGCAGCAGCATTCTAGAATGATGCTTGGCCACATAGCCTTACCTGCTGTCATTTGGCTGAGGGTAGAAGGTAGGGATGGACAGGACCTggtgaagggagaggagagaactcTTGCTCATTCTTTCTAGTCAAGGCTTGGTGGCATCTTCGCTGGCTTTGAAAGGAAGGGCAAGCTTCTGGCTTGGACTTGGCAGGGCTCCGGGAGCCCTGGGTGAGGGAGGAATGGGAGAGGGGGTCCAGCCCCACCTGCTGAGTGGAGACAAGTAGAGGCCTGGCCGCTAGGCCTGGGCTTCTCCTCATGGGGAGTTGGTCCCTGTGAAGCCCTCCTGGGGAGTGCTGCTctaagagaaagaggaggggaggtggggaatcAGGACAAGCTAAGCactgaggagaagggaggactGGAGAGGGCCTTCTGCGTGGACCACCTGGGCCCACACACAGGTCCTCCATGCGTTCTGCGAGGTTGTGCCTCCATGCACACCTCAGCCGGTCCCCAGGGCCCTCACAGCCGGCACCCACTCCGAGACAGAGTGGCAGGCCTTTTGGCTGAGCAAAGCCCagccttcttcctttttctgaaacTTGCAACAGCTCCCTGCTTGTTTTCCCTGAAATAAATGGGCTGAGCATATTGGGCCGGCAATAACCCCTTGAAATCAGTTGTTATCACAGTTAACAACCAGTTTGGCTTCAGTTCAGGCTGTTAACTATCAAACCACTAAGTGCCGGTAATGATTGATTCTTGGCCAGTTGCAGCTTGAGTGGGCTGTAAAACCCCATTAGCGAGGGCTCTGTGGAGGCAGCAACGCAAAGATAAACAAGGTGGTGGGTGCCCttgcccagcctggccccaccaCTCTGGGCTCTGCCCCCATGGGTCCCTGGCCTGGGGTCCTGCTGGGTGTCAGCCCCTTCCCAAAGCCTCAGGCTGCCTCAAGGACCAGATATCCACCTTCCTGTCCGCCTCTACTCTGCTGCCCCCATCAGTCATCTCTCTCCTATAATGCAGGCCCAGCTCTCTGGACAGCCCACCTCTTCTCCCTCAACACAACCATGGCACAGTTCCACCCCACCACCCTGGAGTACGCAGGCATCCCCAGTCTCGGGCCTGCAGGATTAGCTTTGGCCTAGCCGGTGACCATCCTTGGCCCAGGCTGGCCCTACTTTGTGGCCAGGATCACAGGCAGGGAGAGCCTGACATTCCCCCCCTCAGACTCCCTCCTATCCTCTGGCATCCCCTAAGAATTGCTCTCAAACAAATGAAATGTGGGTAATtactgggctgggggctggacagGCGGCCGTGCAGATGAAAGAGTTTCCTGGACGGTCTCTTCATTTGCATGGCATCAGAAGCTGCTCAGAAGGTGTGACTTTTCCCACAGTGAGACCCCAGCTCCTTGCACAATAAAGCCAGGCTGCTCACCCAGAATTAAttaaagggggaggggaggggatggagcagaggaggaggcactaagagctggggagctggaagagagagatctagagccccctccccacatccCCAGTGTCTATGCACCAGGAGAAACCTACTCTATCCAGAGCCCCTGCCCCCGATAGCAGGCCAGAAGAGGCGGCATAGACAGACCCCAGGGTATCCCCAACCTCTCTACTCCAAGACTTCTCACTGAGCCCTGGAATTCCTGATCTGCCTGGATGTCCCAAGCCTGGGACTTGTGGCTGCAACTCTGGGAGGTCCACGTGGTTAGGAAGCCTTAGGGTCACCCTCACTCAAAGGAGGTGGCAAAGAACAGAGGCCCTGAGGGAAGAGTTTCTGGATTGGGTCAGGGACCAGCCCAGGGGCACCCTCAAAGGAGGCAGCAGAAGCAGTCAGAATGGAAGGCTTCAGTTATGAAGACTGGGCCAGCTCTGCCTTCAGGAGACCTGCTTCCTGCAGGCTTGGGCTCTCCCTCAGTGTAGTGTGATGCCAATGTCACCAGTCCACATCCAAACACATACCCCTCCACCCACCGTGGGCCAGTCCTCTTGCCGACACCATGACCTGCTCTACCACAGCCACAGCGGGCCTGGTCTTCCTTCCTCCGTTGCAGTTCTCCCTCACGGCCTAGTCCTTCTGACACGACCCGCTGCTTCTCCTCCAGTCCAGAGTTTGAGTTCAGCTCTTGGCCCCTGAGCTTCCCCTCCCATCCCACACCCAGTTCCTCTCCCTGGGCCCCATCTCTCCAAGGTCAGCAGTCTCTCCCTGGACCACAGCCCCCTGGGCTCTCTGCAGCACCTGAGCTCAGCACCTTCTGCTCACAGCTCTCTACCCAGATCTCCCAAAGTTAACACTTGTTTCATGTCACAATTGTCAACACCAGCCTTGGCAGTCCCCCCACCAACATACCCCCACATTGCACCCTGGCAGctgctcttttctttcattttctggagCTTGATACTCGGAGAACCAGCTCTGGCATCCCTGATCTGTCTCCCACACAGACCTAGGCACACACAGAGAGGTACTTTTTCAAAGACTCATTGAATCTATGATTGCAGCTCTGGACCTGGCAGAGTCATCATTTCTGGCCCAGAGGTGGCCTGGGGAAGTGTTACCAATGACTCTTGTTAAGAGCTATGAGCTCCATGTCTGAGAGCTCCGAGGACCAGCTAAGAGCCTCTTCTtgcccctttccctgcttctgtCCTCCCAGGAAAACCCCTCCCGAGACAGTGATGGGGATGGCTGACAGGCATGGGTCCTTAGGCTGAAAGCAGGCTAGAGTCAGAGCTGGTGTCCCATTTGCTGTATCTCCCAGCCGCCCACtagctggggcagggcaggggaagaGGGGCTGACCCCAGCAGACTCACTCTCCAACATACATTTTTCACATGCAAGTTAAATAAATACTTCAGTCATTTAATAGCAACTAATACACAACAACCACCTTCACTGACACCCTTGACAGACCTCAGCCCCAACCctttcctccccgcccccacctggGGTGCAGTGGAGTCCCTGGCTGCCTGGCCAGCTTGCCCCGCAGGTGCTGGGGTCTCAGGAGCACCTCTGCTGGACTGGAAAAAGCCCCCCACGGCCAGGGAACCCCCTCTGGAACCCCAGTCCGGGCCACTAACAGACCTTCCTGAGAGTTAAGAAGACAGACACCACAGCCAAGTGGAATACAAAAATAGagcctctcttttgttttttaaaaaaacaaacaaaaacaaaacaagaaaaacaaaaaaacccaacagcaAACAATTATCAACAACGAGAACCCGGGgctcccccagctcctccccagccttcAGTAGCGCAGACCTCGTCTTGCTCGAGTTTCTCTGTCTGTGCTCCCATCAGACGAAAATCTCTGCGCTGGGGCCGCGGGGAGGGGCCGGGCAGGCCCTATCGGGGCTCGGGGGCCCAAGTCCTCTGGCTGCCGCGCAGGCTGCGCGTGAAGGGCGGGTAGTTGAGGAACTCGAAGCGCAGGCTCTGCTCGGTGGTGTGGTGGCCGCGCGGCAGCCGCTTCATGAAGTGGACCTCGCGCTGGTGCTGCCGCGTCTTGGAGCCCTTGCGGGGCCGGCCCTTGCGGGTGAAGGCCATGTACCAGCCCTCGTACTTGGCGTTCTGCAGGGCCGTGTAGTTGTTCTCCAGCACGATCTCCGTGAAGACACAATCCTTGCCCTTGCCGTTGCTCTGCAGGCATGGGGGCCAGACACGGCGTTACTGGGCTCTCTCTGAgcccccgccctcccccgccagccagaggcagagggcaggcGGCCCCAGACAGCAGGTGGGCACCCCAGCAGATggcagggtgggcaggagctgCGGCCCCACCCCCTGCCCGGGCACCGGCTCTCTAATCCCTCACAACCCGCAGCCCACCCGGCAACTTCCTGTCCTCCTGGGCAGCAGCGACACATGGTTGTCTACCgaggggctgggccccaggacagagaggcagagatggggcccagaccctgcctgccctggcctcctgcccaTCAGTCTGGCCTGAGCTGCTAGAATGCATTTCCCCACCTGCCCTCCTCAGGCCCTCAGGACTGGGCCTCCCGCCCCCAGGGCAGCCACcctatgggggaggggaggccttcCAAGAGTTGCAGCGCCCCAAGGCCCCGAAGCCCAGGAAGCAGGGAGCTCGAGGCTGGAGAGGAGCCGTGACTAATGGGGCCATTTCAGAGCTCGGCCTAGGGGCTGGGCCTGCGGCTTACTGAACATTCCAATTGCTGGTACCATGTAATTGGACATAATAGCAAAGCAATTTGGCGATTTGTTAAAAAGATATATGGAATTTACCAacccccccagccccttccctagccttccttcttcctcctttgcctttatAGCTTTTCATCTCTCAAGcagtttccttctccctcacctccttgaACCCCCCACTGAATCATTAGGTAACCCCAAGGTGGCCCTGTGTCTCTCTGCCCACCATGTTGGGATCCTGGAGGAGCTCAGCCAGTCCAGcccacctcccaggccccagggcccccTTCCTTCTGGGGCCTCACCTTGGCAATCAGCTTCCCCTTCTTGTTCATGCAGATGTAGAGGCCCGTCTCAGCTCCTCGGACTCGAACCCGGCTCCCAAAGGTATCTGTCTCCACAATGAGCTTTGCTGTCGAGGAAGGTGAGGGGACGGTTATTGGAAGCTCCCTGACCCCCACTGTTCCATGTCCTCACCCCAGCTGGCCCACAGACTTATCACATCCCAGCAGCAACTGCTCCAAGGGCCAGATACCCAAGACGTGGGCTCCAGTCCCAGCCCAGCTACTAATATGCTGGGCAACCCCAGGAAACATCAAgttccctttctgggcctcaggccCCTCACCTGGGTTTACCAAGGGGGATAGACAAGATCATGGCATACAAACTGGGTTCTGCAAAGGGGTCTTGGGACCAGCAAATTGAAAAGACCCTCTTTAAAAACCAGACAGTAATGACTTTTATGTCAAGGCTTCATGACCAGAGTTTTACTACTAATCAAAAGATCTCTGAGGATCCTTCCAACTCAAAATATTATGTGCACATGCCTCACAGATCATTATAAACCTTGGGGTGCAGTGGTGACCTCCAGTCCAAGCGTGAAAGCACTCTCTCCTGTTTCTGGCACCTCTAGTTCTAACTCACAGCCTTGGCCACTCCCACACCCCTACCCCTGCTCTGCTGAGAAGGCGACGGGGATGGGGACAGCTCTCCCTACACATAGCCTATAGCCAGCTTCTTTCCCAGAACCCCCCAGCCAGGAGGTTTCTGCCTCTTCCCTACAGTCCCCAGTCCCAGTGTCCAGAAATCAACACCTCAATAGCCATGTCTGTTTCAGACTCCATCACAGCTGGGTTTCTCACCCTAGTGACCAAAGACTTTCTGCgggtgaggaggggagaaaaTCAGGTGTGCTGGCCTCTCAGTCTGGACAGCCAGGAGACAGGGAGCTGgattctctgccttcttccccctcccccaccccttagACAGCCAACTTGCCACAGAAGCCAAGGTCCCTGTCCACTCTCTGCATAATGCCAGCCACCCTTGGAGCCTGTCCGCAAGAAGGGAGTGAGGGCTGACGTATCTGTTTGGGATGGGACAGAAGGGGCTAGGACTTCAGAGCTGCTTCCCAGCCTGCTCGGACAAGGTGGCACCTTTTCTGTCCCTGAAACtaatgggggtgggggctggggatgggcaTCCAGGTTAGCAACGTAGCCCTTACTGCCCAGCCTGTGCCTACCACCCCCACTTCACACAAGCACAGAGTTGGGACCCAGTGGCCAAGTCCCCAGTCTGGCTCCAAGTCAGCCAGGGAAAGGCATCTgtcacctcccctcccacccacctcctcttGGACCCAGACAGTCTGCTCATCCCTCTCCTGGTCTGCCTTCCAGAGCAAGGAGTGGCTGCTTCTAAGGGCCAGGAAGGACGCTGACTGGAGAATGGACAAGAGGATCCCACTCTGAAGATTCTGACCAAATGGGGCAGATTGGGGTGGAGTAggcccctctcttccttcctggggCCTGTAAGGAAGCAACTGGGACCTCTCTGCCATTCTCTCCCAGACTCTTCCCATCCTGGCTGCCCACCCTAAGCCTCTGCTCTGGGGCCCTCCAGCTCCTACTCCTGCCCAGCAGGCAGGAACGTGGGAAGCCTCCTATACTCGTAAAGAGAGAAGTGGGCATCAGACCTCTGATGTCTGAAGACGAGTTTCTCCATGGCCAGCttaacctcttcctcctcctccaaaccCAAGGATGCTGAACCATTTGCTCCAATGGAGCAAACCCAGGAGGGGCCAGGCCTTCATCCCCTTTCCTTGGAAGCTGAGAAGGGCAGCAAGCAGCCAGTTTAGAGGGACAAAGGGATGGGAGGCTGGCCCTGCCAGCCCAGTGGGGGAGCTCGGCCACCAGGCaggccgcccccacccccactgccgaGAGTCCCCCACTCTCCTTCCTGGACCGATCTGGGGAGCTGGGGCCGCAGTTTACAGCGGCTTTCCCGCCCGGGCTTTTGGAAAGCTTAACATTTTCAAACCTCTTCTTCCACCCCAGTGACAGATTTATCCCGGGAAAATTATGTCTCCTTCTCCAGCTTTGAAGGGAAGTCAGCTACGTCGATGCAGAAAAAATGCAGCGAGACATACTCGATCCCCCAAACTGGCTCGAGAAGAGGAGAAAGTATtcaggaaatgttaaaaaaggTGAAAGTAAGAAGAGTTTTAATCGCTCTGCCAGACGCGGGGGTCTCTCCAGAGATTCATAGAGAACAATCTTGAGCctcttttttaacatttacagACTTGCAACTCCTTTCAAACTCCACATCTGAAAAAAAGGCtcgttctttttctgttttatatcattcttcatttttcttcttagctcTTAAAATGCCTCacctttttattacattttaatagaGTCTTCCCCTCTCCTTTCATGCTTGTTTAACTTGGTCAttatttaaaggtttttaaacTCACAATAATCGCTCTCTAAAAACAACACCAGCCGCCCAGAGGGCTTGCTTTTCTCCTGGTACATCCAGGACTCTGGAAATTGGCCTTGTTTCAAGGCAGGAATATTGAATGTTTTAGAAATCAATCAGTCCTCAGCCTCTCGGCCGGCAGTAGCTCCCTGTCCTCAGCAGCCCGCGGGGAGGCGCGAGCCCGCTCTGACCGGCAGCCTGGGTCCCTGGGTAAGTGCGGCAGGGAGGGCCCCTTTCCAAGCCTAGTTCCCCTGTGTAATTGACCCTTCTGATCAAAGTGTTTAAGGTTCACAGCACCCCTCAAGCTGGGAGAGTTGGGGggatttctctcccttctctttcccactctccTTTTGTGGGCCCTGGCGACATATCCTCTTTCAAGAGCTTCCCTCAAACCTGGGCCCCCTCCCCTGAACCCTTTGCCTCCACCTGCAGCAGGGGAGGGGTGTACAGAGGGGGAGGTGTAAAGGGAGATTCCTGGATTCAGTCATCTGCTGGGCAGGGAAGGGGCACCTGTGGGCCAACTACTCCCCGAGGTCCCTTGCCCAGCCCTCCCTTCAGCTGACCCCCCAGACGCTCGGTTGTCTTAACTCCTTCCGTTCTGAGCTGGGACGCCTGCAGGCCTCTGGCCAGCGCAGACGGGGCCTGGCGGGTGCAGTCACGGCAGGCCAGCCGGGGCCGGAAGGCGTGTTCCACAAGCTCCCTTTACCCCGCCGCGGTGCTGCGCGCCTTACCGAAGGGGTCCCCGTCTTCCGCCATGGCGTTGATGCGCTTGTTGGCCAGGACCTGCACGTGCTTCCCGCTGGTGCGGCTGTAGAGCTGGTAGGTCCGGATGAGGCGGCGGCTGAGCTGATCCGTCACCAGGCTCTGCTCCCTCACATGCTGTGTAAAATTAGGTGAGGACTGAACAGTTACCTTtaggaaattgaaaaatacacaACACGCCATTATAATGCTACTCCGCCCAGGGGCCCAAGTGGCCCCCATCGCCCTGCACCCCCCTCCACTGCCCCAGGCAGCCGGCAGGGGCTGGGGATCCCACCAACAGGTCGGGCCACCACCCCCGACCCGGGAAAGTCGAACAGACCCAACCTAGCATGGATGAGCCCGCGATGGGAAAGGATCTGGACCCACCTGTTGGGAAACACCCTGGGACTCCCGGCCAGCTCGGAACAGGGAAGCGAGCTCCCTGCCCAGCGCAGGCCCCCCGCCCGGGCCTTCCTAGAAGAGCAGGGCGCTTTTAAGTAGAGAGGCAGCGCTGCCCGACCCCTGACATTTATAAAGACAAATTTACGGAGCAAATGTTGAGAGCGTAGAGGGCCTGGGTACCTGATCTTTCGGCCAGACCCGCCGCAAGTCTCCCCAGAGAGCCGCGGAGAGGGTCCCTGCGGCAGTCACCGGGACTTCTGACAACGAACGCCCCCTGGCCCCGGATGCCCCCTTCCTCGGCGGCCAGGTGTGGCTGCCTGTAGAGTTCCCCATCCACCCCAACCTGGCTAGGCTGCGTGCGAGACAGCGCTGGACTCCGAGACCTCGGGTTCTAGACTTGCcactccctggctgtgtgaccttaggcagggCGCTACCTCTCTGTTCCTTAGCTCCCTCCTCGGGGTAGTTCGGGGCTGGACTGCTAAGGTTCCTTCCAGCCCTGCCGCGCCGGCCGCAGGGTCCGTCCTCGTGCCCCTGCCCGACATTGTCAACTGGCGTCCCCCGCCGGCCCCCCGGCCCCCGCCTCCGCGCAGTGCGCCTTACCTGGGCTTGAAGGCAGAGAACCAGCAAGTGCAATAGCCTGTGGGAGACAAAAGCGGGCGGGAGAGAGAGGGGCCGGTGTGAGCGGAGAGGGCGCGGAGCTGGCCGGCGGGGCCGCGGGGGTGGCGGCGGTACTCACAGGCAGCTCAGCGCGGAGCGGGGGCTGCCCATGGCGCGCGGCCCGGGGAGCACGGAGAGCCCCGGCGGGATCACGCCGGCCCGCGGGCGGCCGCGGACGGACGAGCCGAGGGCAGCGGCGACCGAGGAAGGCTCGGGTGCGGGAGACCAGCGGCGATCCCGACGCGGTTCCGCGGGTACCGTGGAATGTCGAGCtcgccgcgccgcgccgcgctGAGTCGCTCTGCGCCGCTGGCGGAGCCGGTGGCCGCTGGCTGCTCAGGAGCCGGAGCAGGCGGGAGGGTAACGGGCCGGCagggtgggtgggtaggtgggaagggagggggaggggtgggggcggggggcgccgCACCGGGCGCGAGGGGGGAGCGCGGGGCGGGCGGCCGGAGCCCGCAGCCCCCGGCTGGGAGCTGGGGCCGGGACGCagcccggggcgggggcggggcggacCGGGGCGGGGCGGCCGGCGGGTCTGGGATTGGGGGTCCAGGCTAGGGGAGGGGTCTGGGGACCcgcgggaggggcgggggcgaCGAGTGTGGGCGCCTCCCCCCATCCTGGGCCGGTCCCTTCGCGCGCTCTTGGGGTCTGGGCACGCGGGGATGGGGGGCGCCTCGGGCCGCGGGCTCCGTGGGGTCCCGAGACCCTCGGCTGGGGTTTCCTGGACCGCCGGTGCTCCAGAGTCGGAAGGGCCCAGGTCTCCAGCGTGGGGCCCGGTCTGCTTACGCCTTAGGCTATATGGAGGGTCTCTGAGCCACCTACTGTGTGCTTCGGCTGGGCCTGCTCCCTGGAAGTGGCCGCTAACTCTGGAATGAAAGGCTGTGCGCTCGTCTCCCCGGCAGTGCGTGGGTGTGCGATGGGGACCCGACCCCCCCATCTTTCTGCTGAGTACCCCGCCTTACCGGTCTCCCGTGTCTCCCTCAGTCTTTCAAGAAGgccctgagagagagaaatgtctcctttcccccaccccccgcccccattaTCACCATCACCCCTGCCACTATGCCCCCTCTGCCCCATACCCACACTAGCCTGAAGTTTAAGAGGAACCACGAGCCACCTAtgtggcagagcccagaggtcCCTCTGCCACCCCTCCAAAGCAGCAGGCAGAGGGGGCAAAAATAACTACTCTCAGCTGTTTTTCCTGGGGAAGAGACTTAGATACAGGTCAGCCAGCATTTCCCTCTGAGTCCCATTGTTTGTGCACTTAACAGGTATTTACACACCTACAGTACACTAGACATGGACTAGTGCTTTGCATTaacagggggaggaggggagtgtcAAAGGAGGCAGGGATTTGTCTAAGCCTTCCCCAGCCCCTCATTGCTTTCCTCTAGGGACTCTGGAGACCCTGAGCCATGGTGCATCTTTGGGAGAAGCCTGGATGGGCAGAGGTGCCCTGGGATAGATACTTCTGAGGAGCAGATGGAGCCACTGATGCCCTACCCAGCTGCTGCCTTCGCCCATGACCTCCCCTGCCCTGCTGGCCCCCCATGTCCTTGGGGTTGGGCTGGGGGGGATGAGGTGGTCCCAGGAAACGATTAGGCCAGAGGCAGTAGTCAGGCCCTTGTCCAGCAGCACAGCCAAGTTCTGCCTACCTCCCCTTTGCCTGTGCTCCAtcttccccactcccagccaTAATGCTAACACTGAACAAAATATAGATGGGAAAACAGGGTCAGGGGACTTGTCCCAAGATCTCATCCCTCCTCAGAGAAGCAGACTTCCTGAACCCATTtgtgcctcccccccccccccccccccccccaaagtcTGTTCACTCAGCTGGCTCTTGCCCATACAGACCTCCAGGTGAGGATCATGTCTTATGAGCTGGGAACTTGCTGCTCATGGCACATAACTGGGCAGGGTGGTTCTGCAGTTAGTATTCAATGAATGGGGAAACTGGCTCAGCACTTAGACCTCAGCCCACGCGCAGCTTCCCCAGGCAGACTTACCCTCACCACCTCCCTCAATAGATAATAACCATAAGCACCACCATTTATTGATAACTTGGATTTGCTAAAGGCTAGGCTTGCACTGTCTCCCCTCAACCCTGCTGGAAGGTGGGCCCATTATGGGACAGACAGGTGAAGCAGGCTCCAGTGCCCACAGCACAGCCGAGCCCAGCCCTTTTCCTTTATTGTGCTCCTCTGTCTTAGAGGCCTGTGGGCCACTTGCTGAATGTCTGCCTCCCCAGATGCACTTCTTCAAGCAGGGAAGATGCTCACCATCTTAACCTCATAccctgcacatagtaggcactagAAAATGTGTATTTGTCAGCATTAATGAGCGAATGAGTGGAGAGATGGAGCACAGGGGATGGGAAGGGCCTTCTCCCCACCAAGGACCCAGCCCTCTCAAAATAGTCTGATGAGAACAGCAGGCAGCAGGAcccaggcagggctgagggcaTCCAGGCCATCTTTGGTTGTGACTCCAGGTCTGTGCACATTAGAGTTCCTCTGGGCACCTGCCTTTCCCTGGAGTGGGAGTGGAGGCCAGAGCACCTGGTCCAACCCTGGTTTTAGAGCCCCCATAAGGGTCTGAAATCCCTGGGCAGAACCTCAATGATCTTAACCCAACCTCTCCCCTGTCCCCCAGAGGAGATGGGCACCCTAGGGCCTAACAGTGTGGAGGTCAGGATTTTAATCCCACATGTTATCCTCCACCAAGGACCCTCTACAAGACCAGAATTCCTTTACATTTGGAGAACTTATCTTGAACTGGACCTTCGTCAATTTGGAGGGACTCTTCTCATCTCCCCAAAAGTCCGTGTCTCTGGAGGGGGCTCCTGGTACTGTCCGGGCACCCCGACCCCGTGAGTGACAGATGCAAATACTCCATCGGGGCCCCAGCAGGCCACTCTCCCTCCCTCGCTTGCTCGCCTCCCGGCCAGCTCGCTCCTTCCTTTATCTTATCAAAGCCCCGTAATTACAATTGCTATTTTGTTTCCTCGAATCTGCAATCAGAGCTCCCTGGCCCTGATGAGGGAGCGCTGTCAACCTGATCGCTGAGTGACAGCCCGGCCACCTTTCCCGGCCGCCCCTACActctgaaaacacaaatacacacacacaaacacacacacacactccctcgcCTCctgcaaacacaaacacacacttctCGCCAACACAAACAG
The DNA window shown above is from Equus quagga isolate Etosha38 chromosome 2, UCLA_HA_Equagga_1.0, whole genome shotgun sequence and carries:
- the FGF8 gene encoding fibroblast growth factor 8 → MGSPRSALSCLLLHLLVLCLQAQEGPGGGPALGRELASLFRAGRESQGVSQQVTVQSSPNFTQHVREQSLVTDQLSRRLIRTYQLYSRTSGKHVQVLANKRINAMAEDGDPFAKLIVETDTFGSRVRVRGAETGLYICMNKKGKLIAKSNGKGKDCVFTEIVLENNYTALQNAKYEGWYMAFTRKGRPRKGSKTRQHQREVHFMKRLPRGHHTTEQSLRFEFLNYPPFTRSLRGSQRTWAPEPR